A single genomic interval of Geotrypetes seraphini chromosome 1, aGeoSer1.1, whole genome shotgun sequence harbors:
- the LOC117358190 gene encoding LOW QUALITY PROTEIN: stathmin-like (The sequence of the model RefSeq protein was modified relative to this genomic sequence to represent the inferred CDS: inserted 2 bases in 1 codon) yields the protein MTVNSCHMQVDVSLEEIQRKLEAEEERRKSHEAEVLKQLAEKREHEKEVLQKAIEENNLFSKMAEEKLTHKMEANKENREAQMAAKLERLXEKDKKVEEVQKNKETKDDAEN from the exons gtcgaTGTTTCACTGGAAGAAATTCAGAGGAAATTAGAAGCTGAAGAAGAAAGGCGCAAGTCTCATGAAGCTGAAGTGTTAAAGCAACTGGCTGAGAAACGGGAGCATGAAAAAGAAGTGCTTCAGAAAGCGATAGAAGAAAATAATCTCTTCAGCAAAATGGCAGAAGAGAAACTGACCCATAAGATGGAAGCCAACAAAGAAAATCGGGAAGCACAAATGGCGGCCAAGCTTGAGCGTTT CGAGAAGGACAAGAAAGTGGAAGAGGttcaaaagaacaaagaaaccaAAGATGATGCTGAAAACTGA